The DNA segment GTCTGCCGCTGCCGCAGCTCCTGGACGCCCAGTGGTACCGCCTCGCGTGGTGGCGGCTGGCCCGCACCGAGCTGAACTACCGCCGGTTCTTCAGCATCTCCGAGCTGATCGGGGTACGGGTGGAGGACCCCGAGGTGTTCGAGGCCACCCACGCCAAGATCCTCCAGCTGCTGCGCGAGGGCGTCGTCGACGGGCTGCGGGTCGATCACCCGGACGGGCTCGCCGACCCGGACGAGTACCTGCGCCGGCTGCACGCGGCGACCGGGGGCCACTGGACCGTGGTGGAGAAGATCCTCTCCGACGGCGAACCGCTGCCCGCCTCATGGCCGGTCGCGGGCACCACCGGTTACGACGCCCTGCGGCATGTGGACGGCCTGTTCACGGACCCGGCCGGGACCGGGGAACTGCTCCGCCACTACCGGCGCTTCGCGGCGCCGCAGCCGGACCGGGGCGGCGCGTGGGAGGCGACGGTGCGCCGGGCCGGGTACAAGGTGCTCACGCACGAGCTGGCGGCCGAGGTCGACCGGCTGACCCGGGTCGCCCACCGCGTGTGCGCGACCTCGCCCGAGCCCGCGCTGCGCGACCGCGCGCCCTGGGCCCTGCGCACCGCGCTCGAGGAACTCCTGGTCCGGCTCGAGGTGTACCGGCCCTACACGTCCGTGGACCCGACCGGCGTGGTCACCGAGGAGTCCGCGGCCGGCGCCCGGCGCGCCTTCACCGTCCCCGAGGAGGCCGGGGCGGTGGACGCCGTACGGGATCTGGTGCTCGGACGGTACGGCGACGGGCCGCAGCAGGTGGAGTTCCGTACGCGGTTCGCGCAGACCGCGTCGGCGCTGCGCGCCAAGTCGGTGGAGGACACGGCGTTCTACCGCTACGTGCCGCTGCTGTCGGCGACGGAGGTGGGCCACGCCCCCGGCTCTCCGGCGCTGTCCCCGGAACGGTTCCACGCGTACTGCGCGCGCGTGCAGCGCGACTGGCCCGCGACCGGCACCGTCGTCTCCACGCACGACACCAAGCGCAGCGCCGATGTGCGGGCAGCGCTCCATGTGCTCACCGAGTGCCCGGGCCGCTGGGCGGACGTCCTGGCGGAGGTGACCCACGTCGGCGAGGACGTACCGGACCCGCAGCTGGCCTGGGCGGCCTGGCAGACGGTGTTCGGACTGGGCCCGGCGGACCCGGAGCGGGTGGCGGGTGCGCTGCTCAAGCATGTGCGCGAGGCAGACCTGCACACGAACTGGACAGAGCAGGAACCGGTGTACGAGGAGGCGGTGGCCCGGTTCGTGGCGACGGGGCCGTGCGGGGTCACGGGCGAACGGGTCGCGCAGTTCCGGGCCTCGCTGGAGTCGTACATCCGCGCGAACGTGCTGGGCGCCGCCCTGGTCCATCTGACGATGCCGGGTGTGCCCGACGTCTACCAGGGCACCGAGTCCGAGTACCGGGCCCTGGTGGACCCGGACAACCGGCGCGCGGTGGACTTCCCGGCCTGGGCGGCGGACGGTGACGGCGAGGACGCGGTCGGCGGTGACAAGGCGGCGGTGACGCGGGCCGCGTTGCGGTTGCGTGCGCGGCGGCCCGGGGTGTTCGGCGGCACGGCGTCGTACGAACCGCTGACCGCCGAGGGGCCGGGGGCCGCGCACTGCGTGGCGTTCGTGCGGTCCGGCGCGGTGCTGACCGCCGTGACCCGGCTGTCGCTGCGGCTGGCGGAGGCGGGCGGCTGGCGGGAGACCCGGCTGGCACTGCCGTCGGGCCGCTGGACCGACGTACTGGTGCCCGGACGGGAGTTCACGGGAGGCGTGCACGTGGCGGAGCTGTTCGAGCGGTCACCGGTGGCCCTGCTGGAGCGCGCCGGGGACGCGGACGGGGCGTAGGCCCTGTCGTCGGGCCCGCGTCGTCCGACCGGAGGACGGACCTCACGGTGTCGTGCGGGGTCCGGTGCGGCAGGTGGGGATTCCGGCCGAGCCGGGAGAGCCCGCACGGCGTCACCGGGAACAAGCCGGGCGCAAGCGGGGCACAGGGGGGTTCGGCGGCCGGGCGTGGAGCGCCCGGCAGGGTCGTCCGGGTGCTCCACCAGCGGCGGAGGTGCCGGTCATGCGCGCCGCATACGTCCCCTGGAGCCTTCCCGTCGCGCCCTTGACACCGGTCCGTGGCCGTGGGGTACTGCGGTGTGTGACGACGGCTGGTTGACGGGGGGGGTGGGTCTCCTGCCGGAGCTTCACTACCTGACGGTGGCCGAACTCGTGGCCGCCGCACGCGCGCTGACGGCCCGGCCTGTGCGTCCTGCGCCAGGTGGGACTCTCCCGCGCGGAGCGACCGCTGCACCTGTTGTCGGTGGGGCACGCCCGGCGGGCCGTCCTGGTGGTCGCGGGCGCCCATGCCAACGAGCCGGCCGGCGGGGCCACGCTGCTCACGCCGGCCCGGCGGGCCGTGGCGGAGCGGGAGCTGCGGGACGGCACGTCCTGGCACGTCCTGCTGTGCGCGGACCCCGGCGCGGCAAGCCGCCATACGGCGACGAAACCGGACAGCCTGTACGACTACCACCTGGGTTTCTTCCGCCCCGTCGGCCGGGAACAGCCGGAGTGGGCCCCGTCGGTCCTCCCTCCCGACCGGCTGCCGCCCGGGACCCTGGCCCTGGCCGGGGTCATCGACAAGCTGCGTCCCTACCCTCCAGGTATCGCTGCACGGGACCGATCTGGGCGGCAGCTGGGTCCAGCTGACGCGGGACGTGCCGGGGCTCGCCGAGCCATTCGCGAAGTCCGCTGCGGAACTGCACATCCCGGTGGAGACGGGCGCCTCGGACGCGGCGGGCTGGCCGGCGTCCGGCCCCGGAGTACGGGTGATGCCCACGGCGGGGGCCGGTCCGGCGTATCCGAGCCTGTCGGACGACGCGCGGCACAGCACCTGGTACCACGCTCACCGGTACGGCGGTCTGACGGCGGTCGTCGAGGTCCCGATGCGGGCCGGTGCCCGGGGGGACGATCCGGAGCCGCATCCGGCTCCGGCCGGGACGCTGCGGCATATCGCGGCCCGGCTCCTGCGGGACGCGGGCGAGGTGCGACAGGTGCTGAAGGAGGACCGGCCCGGGGCCGTGGAGGGCGCCGGCACCGCCGGCGGTCCGCTGCTGCGGGCGGCCACCTGGGGGCTGGAGCTGGTCCCGGGGCTGGCCGCGGACCTGGTCCGCATCCCGCTGCCCGACGACACCAGGACGTACGTGGCCAGCGTGGACGCGTTCACGCGCCGGGTGCCACTGCGGGCGGCGGCGATGCTGCTGCTGCGGAAGCTGCGGAAGCTGCGGAAGCTGCGGAAGCTGCGGAAGCTGCGGAAGCTGCGGAAGCTGCGGAAGCTGCGGAAGCTGCGGAAGCTGCGGAAGCTGCGGGAAACCGACGCGCACGCGGCGGTGCGGCTCGAGCGCCCGGTCGCCCTGTGGAGCGACGCGTTCGCCGTGCGTTTCCGGGCCCGCTGGGTGCCCGTGGCGCACCAGGTGGAGCATCAGGTCCGCACGGTCGTGGCGGCGGCGCTGCACGCCCGCGCGGGTGCGGGAGCAGGACCGGGCTGGCCCCGCCCCCTCCCGGAACTCTCGTGGGGCTAGGTCCTGTCTGGAGTTTCCCGTCGTCGCCCGAGGGGCGGCCCTGCGGCGTCTGGTGCGGTGCCTCGGTGTGCGGCCGGACCGCCCTCGTACCGGACGTACCCGGGTGATGCGGCCGTGCGGCGAGGTGCCGTGCCGGACGCCGCACGGCAGACGGGAAACTCCAGACAGGGCCTAGGGCCCGTCCAGAGCGAACACGGAGCCGGTCCGGGCCTCCATCACGCACCGGTTCGGGAAGGTCTCCGTGTACTCGACCGGCTGTCCTCGCCACTGCCCGCGCACATGGGCGGTCACCGGGGCGTAGACCATCGGGCAGTAGGTGTCCCGGGCCGGAATGCCGGTGATGCGCCCGTCCGCCGCGGCGAGTTCCTCGCAGGCCTCGGCTGCGCGCGGGTGCCCCTGGGGCGGGTCACAGAGGAGCAGGCTGCCGGACGTCGTGCCGGTCCGGGTCTCGCCCTGGTCCACACCGAGGAGAAGCCACTGGTCGGAGTCGGCTGCGCCTTGGGGGTCCGGAGCCGCCTGCGCGGGGGCGGGGACGAGGAAGGCGAGGAGGGCGGTCGCCGCCAGCAGCGCGCTCCGTACCGCTTTGGGTGAGGTGTACGTCATTCCAGATGCATCGGCACGGCGCTGCCAGAACCCCAGCCCGGCTCACCCGAACGGGAGGGGGTGCCGCGGGTGCCGTACCGCCAGTTCGAACGCGGCGACCACGACGCGCGCCTGGTACTCGACCTGACGTGCGACTGGGATCCAGCGTGTCGCGCAGGTGTCGCGGTAGTCGGTGCACCGCGCGTCGATGAGCCGGTCCAGCTCCGGCAGCACCCCGGCCGGGTCGTGGCCGGTGGCGACCAGCTGGTGCAGCAGCCCCGCGGTGCGCAGCGCCAGCCTGCGGCCCGTGATGGCGAGCGCGGTCAGCCGGGCGGTGTTCACGGGTGGAAGCGGGCGGACGCCGCCCTCGCCGTCACCCGTGCCCGTGTCGGG comes from the Streptomyces sp. KMM 9044 genome and includes:
- the treY gene encoding malto-oligosyltrehalose synthase, with amino-acid sequence MTSERSERPEPSVPTATYRLQVQPDFPFAAAAAAVPYLASLGVSHLHLSPVLEAVSGSRHGYDVTDPARVREELGGEQALRDLSRIAREHGLGLVVDIVPNHMAMSPRHNRALWEVLRGGPSSRHARWFDIDWEAQGGRVLLPVLGGPLGSELGRLKVDGDVLRYHDHTFPLREGTARLPLPQLLDAQWYRLAWWRLARTELNYRRFFSISELIGVRVEDPEVFEATHAKILQLLREGVVDGLRVDHPDGLADPDEYLRRLHAATGGHWTVVEKILSDGEPLPASWPVAGTTGYDALRHVDGLFTDPAGTGELLRHYRRFAAPQPDRGGAWEATVRRAGYKVLTHELAAEVDRLTRVAHRVCATSPEPALRDRAPWALRTALEELLVRLEVYRPYTSVDPTGVVTEESAAGARRAFTVPEEAGAVDAVRDLVLGRYGDGPQQVEFRTRFAQTASALRAKSVEDTAFYRYVPLLSATEVGHAPGSPALSPERFHAYCARVQRDWPATGTVVSTHDTKRSADVRAALHVLTECPGRWADVLAEVTHVGEDVPDPQLAWAAWQTVFGLGPADPERVAGALLKHVREADLHTNWTEQEPVYEEAVARFVATGPCGVTGERVAQFRASLESYIRANVLGAALVHLTMPGVPDVYQGTESEYRALVDPDNRRAVDFPAWAADGDGEDAVGGDKAAVTRAALRLRARRPGVFGGTASYEPLTAEGPGAAHCVAFVRSGAVLTAVTRLSLRLAEAGGWRETRLALPSGRWTDVLVPGREFTGGVHVAELFERSPVALLERAGDADGA
- a CDS encoding subtilase-type protease inhibitor, whose translation is MTYTSPKAVRSALLAATALLAFLVPAPAQAAPDPQGAADSDQWLLLGVDQGETRTGTTSGSLLLCDPPQGHPRAAEACEELAAADGRITGIPARDTYCPMVYAPVTAHVRGQWRGQPVEYTETFPNRCVMEARTGSVFALDGP